DNA from Syntrophorhabdales bacterium:
CTCGCCGCGTTCATCGGCCACGTGTGGCCGATCTACCTCGGCTTCAAGGGAGGCAAAGGGGTAGCTACTGCCCTGGGTTTCTTCCTCGCCCTCAAGCCCGCGGTGATACCGCTGCTCCTCGTAGCTTTTGTGCTGGTATTGGTCAAGTGGCGCTACGTGTCTCTTGGCTCTCTGGTCTCAACAGTGCTGACGCCAATCTTTCTTGCTCTTTTCGGCTCCCCGATCGAGTACATCGCGGCCTCCCTTGTTGTCGGCCTTCTGATCTTTTACAAACACAGTGATAACATCAAGCGATTGCTTGCCGGAAAGGAGCACAAGTTCCATGGAGCATCTGCATAATAGAATTGGCATTACCTGTTGCGTAGTCCTTATCTTCGGCTCCTGTATATTCTTCGCAGCTACCTGCCCAGCACAGCCTCCAGGCGCGGTCCCGACCACAGGCGCTCCGGGTGCGATCAATCCTAGAACAGGCGAAGTATATCCTAAGGTTCCCGGCGGCGTCCTTAACCCGAGA
Protein-coding regions in this window:
- the plsY gene encoding glycerol-3-phosphate 1-O-acyltransferase PlsY, giving the protein MVAVYILLSYLLGSIPVGVVLSKLKGQDPRKAGSGNIGATNVMRTVGKGLGILTLAGDIAKGFLPTWLAMHYNQPTIVVAACGLAAFIGHVWPIYLGFKGGKGVATALGFFLALKPAVIPLLLVAFVLVLVKWRYVSLGSLVSTVLTPIFLALFGSPIEYIAASLVVGLLIFYKHSDNIKRLLAGKEHKFHGASA